One Candidatus Methylomirabilis sp. DNA segment encodes these proteins:
- the trpS gene encoding tryptophan--tRNA ligase codes for MTKRERVLSGMRPSGRLHLGNLAGALQNWIALQREYDCFFFIADWHALTTDYAETGDLQANIREMAADMLAAGLDPERATIFVQSRVPEHAELHLLFSMITPEPWLKRVPTYKEQQEANPNKDLSTYGFLGYPVLQAADILIYKANYVPVGQDQLPHIELTREIARRFNNFYGPVFPEPAAKVTEVPRVRGTDGEKMSKSRNNCIYLAETPEEVTAKVRPMVTDPARKRRSDPGDPDKCPVYDVHKIFTPISVREQTIIPGCTRALFGCLDCKDVLLKHMLPVLNPIREKREELMARPAQIAEVLNDGSARARAVAAATLKEAREAMHLL; via the coding sequence ATGACCAAGCGCGAGCGCGTGCTGAGCGGGATGCGCCCCAGCGGGCGCCTGCACCTGGGGAACCTGGCGGGGGCGCTCCAGAACTGGATCGCCCTCCAGCGGGAGTACGACTGCTTCTTCTTCATCGCCGACTGGCACGCCCTGACCACGGATTACGCCGAGACCGGTGACCTCCAGGCCAACATCCGGGAGATGGCGGCGGACATGCTGGCCGCCGGGTTGGACCCGGAGCGGGCCACCATCTTCGTCCAGTCGCGGGTGCCGGAGCACGCGGAGCTGCACCTTCTCTTCTCCATGATCACGCCGGAGCCCTGGCTGAAGCGGGTCCCGACCTACAAGGAGCAGCAGGAGGCCAACCCTAACAAGGACCTCTCCACCTACGGGTTCCTGGGCTACCCGGTCCTCCAGGCGGCCGACATCCTCATCTACAAGGCGAACTACGTCCCGGTCGGGCAGGACCAGCTCCCGCACATCGAGTTGACCCGGGAGATCGCCCGCCGCTTCAACAATTTCTACGGGCCGGTCTTCCCGGAGCCGGCGGCCAAGGTCACCGAGGTCCCGCGGGTCCGGGGGACCGACGGGGAGAAGATGTCCAAGAGCCGGAACAACTGCATCTACCTGGCGGAGACCCCCGAGGAGGTGACCGCCAAGGTCCGGCCGATGGTGACCGACCCGGCCCGCAAGCGGCGGAGCGACCCCGGCGACCCCGACAAGTGCCCCGTGTACGACGTGCACAAGATCTTCACGCCGATCAGCGTCCGGGAGCAGACCATCATCCCCGGATGCACCCGGGCCCTCTTCGGCTGCCTGGATTGCAAGGACGTGCTTCTCAAGCACATGCTCCCGGTCCTGAATCCGATCCGGGAGAAGCGGGAGGAGCTGATGGCCAGGCCGGCCCAGATCGCTGAAGTCCTGAACGACGGCTCGGCCCGG